One region of Pirellulales bacterium genomic DNA includes:
- the fhcD gene encoding formylmethanofuran--tetrahydromethanopterin N-formyltransferase codes for MNIGETQIEDTYAEAFRMHYARIVVTAADDYWLNVALAEFTGYGASVIGCDVEAGIEQYLSPSETPDARPGAAVLLFGVSAEKLAKSVPRRAGQCLMTCATTAVFDGLPAAENRIPLGQHIRFFGDGFQKSKVIEGRRYWRVPVFDGEFLVEATAGTAKGIGGGSMILQARNPAIALDAARKSVGILAPVPGVITPFPGGVIRSGSKVGSRYRGVVASTNEAYCPTLRSRAETLLHPDAVCAYELVIDGIDEAAIAEAMALSIRAAALPGVITIGAANYGGNLGKFHFRLHEVLR; via the coding sequence ATGAACATCGGCGAAACGCAGATTGAAGACACATATGCCGAAGCGTTTCGGATGCACTACGCGCGGATCGTCGTCACCGCGGCCGACGACTACTGGTTAAACGTGGCGCTGGCCGAGTTCACCGGCTACGGGGCTTCGGTGATCGGCTGTGACGTTGAGGCGGGGATCGAGCAATATCTCTCGCCTAGCGAAACGCCCGACGCGCGACCGGGGGCCGCGGTGCTGCTGTTTGGCGTATCGGCCGAGAAGCTTGCCAAAAGCGTGCCCCGCCGCGCCGGGCAGTGCTTGATGACCTGTGCGACGACGGCCGTGTTCGACGGGCTGCCGGCGGCGGAAAACCGAATTCCGCTGGGACAGCATATTCGGTTTTTCGGCGACGGCTTTCAGAAGAGCAAGGTGATCGAAGGGCGGCGCTACTGGCGCGTGCCGGTCTTCGATGGCGAGTTCCTGGTCGAAGCGACCGCCGGCACGGCCAAGGGCATCGGCGGCGGCAGCATGATCCTGCAGGCGCGCAATCCGGCGATCGCGCTCGATGCGGCGCGCAAGTCGGTCGGAATCCTGGCGCCCGTGCCCGGCGTGATCACCCCCTTTCCCGGCGGCGTGATTCGCAGCGGCAGCAAGGTGGGCTCGCGCTACCGCGGGGTCGTGGCCTCGACGAACGAGGCCTATTGTCCGACGCTGCGCAGCCGCGCGGAAACGCTGCTGCATCCCGACGCAGTATGCGCGTATGAGCTGGTGATCGACGGGATCGACGAGGCCGCGATCGCCGAGGCGATGGCCCTTTCGATTCGCGCTGCGGCTCTGCCGGGTGTGATTACGATCGGTGCCGCGAACTACGGCGGCAATCTCGGCAAGTTTCATTTCCGCCTGCACGAGGTGCTGCGATGA
- a CDS encoding formylmethanofuran dehydrogenase subunit A: protein MIALRNGRVYDPANQINGEIRTLWIEGGKIVAEPAEPATATSIDLSGRIIMPGGVDMHCHIAGPAVNRARRLLAGDVQSRQLVPDPSADSPPAWPLTGSTRQTGNRYALLGYTTAIEAAVAPVGARQAHAELHDTPVVDRGLLLLLAENPLVLAALGARDRALAVEMVGSLLSRCAAWGIKAVNPGGTAHWQSSGPDPRRLDEAISGTRLTPRAILAGLCDAAEAWRLPHPLHIHANQLGVPGNIEVTLATSRALAGRRHHLTHAQFHAYGRDGEGQLASGSARLIDHLRQSPGMTLDVGQVMFGEALTLSADRDFEHYLWQITGRPYVDVETDLATGCGIVPLEYRRDRALHSLQWAIGLELFLLCDDPWQIALSTDHPNGGSFMAYPTLMAQLADRSLRDAALELTAPTTRERTLLAELDREYSLQDLCIVSRAAPARMLGLKSKGHLGVGADADVTIYNDTADREQMFRRPYLVIKGGEVIVRDGELCAQPAGSTWHVAPQVDRGATAQIDAWMCEHSTLPAEQLSPLPQDLAGGHTATLAQGPT from the coding sequence ATGATCGCGCTGCGCAACGGCCGCGTTTACGACCCGGCCAATCAGATCAACGGCGAGATTCGTACGCTCTGGATTGAAGGCGGCAAGATCGTCGCTGAGCCGGCGGAGCCTGCGACCGCCACGTCGATCGATCTCAGCGGGCGGATCATCATGCCGGGCGGCGTCGACATGCATTGTCACATCGCGGGTCCCGCGGTGAATCGTGCCCGGCGGTTACTGGCCGGCGACGTCCAATCGCGCCAATTGGTGCCCGATCCGTCCGCCGACTCGCCCCCGGCGTGGCCGTTGACCGGGAGCACCCGGCAAACCGGCAACCGCTATGCGCTGCTTGGCTATACGACGGCCATCGAGGCGGCGGTGGCGCCGGTCGGAGCGCGTCAGGCACACGCCGAGTTGCACGACACGCCGGTCGTCGACCGAGGGCTGTTGTTGCTGCTGGCTGAGAACCCGCTGGTGCTCGCGGCACTGGGTGCGCGCGACCGTGCGTTGGCGGTCGAAATGGTCGGGTCACTCTTGTCGCGCTGCGCCGCGTGGGGCATCAAGGCCGTGAATCCCGGCGGCACGGCACATTGGCAATCGTCCGGGCCCGATCCGCGGCGACTCGACGAGGCAATTTCCGGCACCCGGCTCACGCCGCGGGCAATTCTCGCAGGCCTGTGCGACGCGGCCGAGGCCTGGCGATTGCCCCACCCGCTGCATATACACGCGAATCAGCTCGGCGTGCCGGGCAACATCGAGGTCACGCTGGCCACCTCGCGGGCCTTGGCCGGGCGCCGACATCATCTGACGCACGCCCAGTTTCATGCCTACGGGCGCGACGGCGAGGGTCAGCTCGCGTCGGGCTCGGCGCGGCTCATCGATCACCTGCGGCAGTCGCCCGGCATGACGCTCGACGTGGGACAAGTCATGTTCGGCGAGGCGCTCACGCTCAGCGCCGACCGGGATTTCGAGCACTACCTGTGGCAGATCACCGGGCGACCGTATGTCGACGTGGAAACCGACCTGGCCACGGGCTGCGGAATCGTGCCGCTCGAGTATCGCCGGGACCGCGCGCTGCACAGCCTGCAATGGGCCATCGGGCTCGAGCTGTTCTTGCTATGCGACGACCCCTGGCAGATCGCGCTGTCGACCGATCATCCCAACGGCGGGTCGTTCATGGCCTATCCGACGCTGATGGCGCAGCTTGCCGACCGCAGCCTGCGCGATGCCGCCTTGGAGCTGACCGCACCCACGACCCGGGAGCGCACCCTGCTCGCGGAGTTGGACCGGGAGTACTCGCTCCAAGACCTGTGCATCGTCAGCCGGGCAGCGCCGGCGCGCATGTTGGGCCTGAAAAGCAAGGGGCACCTCGGCGTGGGCGCCGACGCCGACGTGACAATCTACAACGACACGGCCGATCGAGAGCAGATGTTTCGCCGGCCGTATCTGGTGATCAAAGGCGGCGAAGTCATCGTCCGCGACGGCGAGCTCTGCGCGCAACCGGCGGGCTCGACGTGGCACGTCGCGCCCCAGGTGGACCGCGGCGCGACTGCCCAGATCGATGCCTGGATGTGCGAACATTCGACGCTGCCAGCCGAACAATTGTCGCCGTTGCCTCAGGACCTGGCCGGCGGTCATACGGCCACGCTCGCGCAGGGACCGACATGA
- a CDS encoding ABC transporter ATP-binding protein, whose translation MSTSAATSEPPSADSRRAVFSAREITKVYHMGEVDVHALRGVDLDLFEGEFVVLLGPSGSGKSTLLNILGGLDVPSSGQVRYRDQDLTASDDRQLTRYRRDHVGFVFQFYNLIPSLTACENVALVTEIARDPMLPQDALELVQLGHRIDHFPAQLSGGEQQRVAIARAVAKRPDVLLCDEPTGALDFHTGVVVLEAIQRVNLELGTTTAVITHNASIARMADRVISISDGRVHSVEHNQQKLSPRELEW comes from the coding sequence ATGTCGACTTCCGCCGCGACTTCCGAACCGCCCTCGGCCGATTCGCGCCGTGCCGTGTTTTCGGCGCGCGAGATCACCAAGGTCTATCACATGGGCGAAGTCGACGTGCACGCGCTGCGCGGCGTCGATCTTGACCTGTTCGAAGGCGAGTTCGTTGTCTTGCTCGGGCCATCGGGCAGCGGCAAGTCGACCTTGCTGAATATCCTGGGGGGGCTCGACGTGCCCTCGTCGGGCCAGGTGCGTTACCGCGATCAGGATCTCACGGCGAGCGACGACCGGCAGTTGACGCGTTATCGGCGCGACCACGTCGGCTTCGTGTTTCAGTTCTACAACTTGATTCCCAGCCTGACCGCCTGCGAGAACGTGGCGCTGGTCACGGAGATTGCTCGCGATCCGATGTTGCCGCAAGACGCGCTGGAGCTGGTGCAATTGGGCCACCGGATCGATCACTTTCCCGCGCAGCTTTCCGGAGGTGAACAGCAGCGCGTGGCGATCGCCCGAGCCGTGGCCAAGCGCCCCGACGTGTTGTTGTGCGACGAGCCCACCGGCGCACTCGACTTTCACACGGGCGTTGTCGTGCTCGAAGCCATTCAACGGGTAAATCTCGAGCTGGGCACCACGACGGCCGTGATCACGCACAATGCGAGCATTGCCCGGATGGCCGATCGCGTGATCTCGATCTCCGACGGCCGGGTGCATTCGGTCGAGCACAACCAGCAGAAGCTCTCTCCGCGCGAGCTGGAGTGGTGA
- a CDS encoding formylmethanofuran dehydrogenase subunit C, whose product MSGYRMQWRNPAPGPVDAALLRPDRLATLSPTQMARQRILCGREWHDLGELFVIDRIATADTARLELEGCPRYVRLAAGMTAGELFVEGHAGTLAAAGQRGGTMTVRGDVGDLAGATMQGGILRIAGNAGDQLGAPLPGTLSGMQGGEIIVAGNTGKQAGLRQRRGLIAVVGDADDYAGHHLRAGTIVLGGAAPLPGVGMQRGTIVCLAPDVRVPASFRRDGPSWPGFWALLRRRLLALGFPCEDTPSTQGFVSLSGDRLGLGRGEILIAQPDGAMV is encoded by the coding sequence ATGAGCGGCTACCGGATGCAATGGCGCAATCCGGCGCCGGGGCCCGTCGACGCGGCATTGCTGCGGCCCGATCGGCTGGCGACACTTTCCCCGACCCAGATGGCGCGCCAACGCATTTTGTGTGGCCGAGAATGGCACGACTTGGGCGAATTGTTCGTTATCGATCGCATCGCCACCGCGGATACCGCGCGCTTGGAACTCGAAGGTTGCCCGCGCTACGTCCGCCTGGCCGCCGGAATGACGGCAGGCGAACTGTTCGTCGAAGGTCATGCAGGCACGCTCGCAGCGGCCGGCCAGCGCGGCGGGACGATGACCGTTCGGGGCGACGTCGGCGATCTGGCCGGGGCGACCATGCAGGGCGGAATCTTGCGCATCGCGGGGAATGCCGGCGACCAGCTTGGCGCCCCCCTGCCCGGCACGCTGTCCGGCATGCAAGGCGGTGAGATCATCGTCGCCGGCAACACAGGCAAACAGGCGGGCCTGCGCCAACGCCGCGGGTTGATTGCCGTGGTGGGAGATGCCGACGATTACGCGGGCCATCACCTGCGCGCAGGGACGATCGTGCTGGGGGGCGCGGCGCCCTTGCCCGGTGTGGGCATGCAACGAGGCACGATCGTCTGCCTCGCGCCTGACGTACGCGTGCCCGCGAGTTTTCGCCGAGACGGCCCCAGTTGGCCGGGATTTTGGGCCCTGCTGCGGCGTCGGTTGTTGGCGCTGGGCTTTCCTTGCGAGGACACCCCGTCTACGCAGGGGTTTGTTTCTCTCAGCGGCGATCGCCTCGGCCTCGGCCGCGGCGAAATCTTGATCGCGCAGCCGGATGGGGCGATGGTCTGA